One genomic segment of Chitinophaga sancti includes these proteins:
- a CDS encoding glycosyltransferase family 2 protein, which translates to MSLQEQTPLVSIIALNFNQTTVTCEFLESTKKLTYRNFETIIVDNGSSVDPTAQIEAGNYPNLRLILSPVNLGFTGGNNLGIEQAKGDFLFIVNNDTEVTPDLLEHLLQPFYADGTIGVVCPKIRFFSHPNVIQYAGFNKMNLLTGRTWAVGSKEEDKGQHDVSGPTWCAHGAAMMVKREVIDNVGRFADKFFIYYEESDWSARILRAGYKIYYNANGLIFHKESITMGKESAIKAYYHTRNRILYMRRNTNKLQLAAFLCFFSFLTFPKAVLTYTMKGQFKHLRSFVKGTFWNLTTSSYSPV; encoded by the coding sequence ATGAGTTTGCAAGAACAAACACCACTGGTGTCCATTATTGCCCTTAATTTCAACCAGACAACTGTTACCTGCGAATTTCTGGAGTCTACAAAAAAGCTAACCTACCGCAATTTTGAGACGATCATCGTAGATAACGGGTCCAGCGTTGATCCTACTGCCCAGATTGAAGCAGGCAACTATCCGAATCTCCGCCTCATTCTAAGCCCTGTAAACCTGGGTTTCACCGGTGGTAACAACCTCGGTATTGAGCAGGCGAAGGGTGATTTTTTATTCATTGTTAATAATGATACAGAAGTCACTCCCGATTTGCTGGAACACCTGTTACAGCCCTTTTATGCAGACGGAACCATTGGCGTGGTATGTCCTAAAATTCGTTTTTTCTCTCACCCCAATGTGATCCAATACGCCGGCTTTAACAAGATGAACCTGCTCACAGGTCGTACATGGGCTGTAGGCAGCAAGGAGGAAGATAAAGGTCAGCACGATGTATCGGGCCCTACCTGGTGTGCACATGGCGCTGCCATGATGGTAAAGCGTGAAGTGATTGACAATGTAGGCCGCTTTGCTGACAAATTCTTTATCTACTATGAAGAAAGTGACTGGTCTGCCAGAATTCTGCGCGCCGGCTACAAGATCTATTATAATGCTAACGGACTGATCTTTCATAAGGAGTCCATCACCATGGGTAAGGAAAGCGCGATCAAAGCGTATTACCATACACGTAACCGCATTCTCTACATGCGCAGGAATACAAATAAGTTGCAGCTGGCAGCGTTCCTCTGTTTCTTTAGTTTCCTTACGTTCCCCAAGGCGGTGCTCACTTACACGATGAAAGGACAGTTTAAGCATTTACGGTCATTTGTAAAAGGCACGTTCTGGAACCTCACTACATCAAGTTATTCACCTGTATAA
- a CDS encoding thiamine-binding protein translates to MEHTINVALQILPTVPSDKVYATVDEAIAVIHNSGLRYRVCPFETVIEGKYDEVMAVVRKAQEVCFTAGASQLMCYIKMQIKKDADVYIDDKMEKYD, encoded by the coding sequence ATGGAACACACGATTAACGTAGCTTTACAGATCCTGCCTACAGTACCGTCAGACAAGGTATATGCAACAGTAGATGAGGCCATTGCGGTCATTCACAACTCTGGCCTCAGGTACCGGGTATGTCCTTTTGAAACGGTGATAGAAGGAAAGTATGATGAAGTAATGGCGGTGGTACGTAAGGCCCAGGAAGTATGCTTCACGGCCGGTGCATCACAGCTAATGTGCTACATCAAAATGCAGATCAAAAAAGACGCAGATGTATACATCGACGACAAGATGGAAAAATATGATTAA
- a CDS encoding bifunctional GNAT family N-acetyltransferase/carbon-nitrogen hydrolase family protein, producing MSETVEIRQLTAEDYIDLKESMLRAYPDMAGSYWREPTLRRLIEIFPEGQIAITVNEKIVGCALSIIVDYGKFGDEHTYEQITGYYTFSTHTPKGDILYGIEVFVHPDFRGKRLARRLYDARKNLCERLNLRGIVAGGRIPNYEKYADQLTPREYIEKVKDKEIYDPTLTFQFSNDFLVKKILKNYLPNDEASRGFATLLQWYNIYYEKDIDTIRYNKSTVRIGLVQWQMRDYGSLDGFLQQVEYFIDAVSDYGSDFVVFPELFNAPLMAEFSQMDSAQAIRGVAKYTEEIRNWFVGKAVAYNVNIITGSMPILIEDALYNISYLCRRDGTYDHYIKIHPTPSEVYAWGIKGGNELKTFDTDCGKIGIQICYDVEFPEPSRILAEEGMQILFVPFLTDTQHAFNRVRFCAQARAIENECYVAIAGCVGNLPKVNNMDLQYAQSAVLTPSDFAFPVTGVKADATTNTEMVVIADVDLVLLKELHAFGSVQTKKDIRKDLYEVKWKK from the coding sequence ATGTCAGAAACTGTAGAAATCAGGCAATTGACCGCAGAGGATTATATCGATTTGAAGGAGTCTATGTTGAGGGCCTACCCCGATATGGCAGGCAGTTACTGGCGGGAACCCACGCTCCGCAGGCTCATTGAGATATTTCCGGAGGGGCAGATTGCCATCACCGTGAATGAAAAGATAGTGGGCTGTGCCTTATCCATTATCGTGGATTATGGCAAATTTGGGGATGAGCACACCTATGAGCAGATCACAGGGTATTATACTTTCAGCACCCACACTCCGAAAGGGGATATCTTATATGGTATAGAAGTGTTTGTGCATCCTGATTTCAGGGGCAAGCGACTGGCCAGACGTTTGTATGACGCCCGTAAGAACCTTTGTGAGCGGCTGAACCTGAGAGGTATTGTAGCCGGTGGCCGTATTCCGAATTATGAGAAATATGCGGATCAGCTCACTCCCCGTGAGTATATTGAGAAAGTGAAGGATAAAGAAATATATGATCCTACCCTGACCTTTCAATTCTCCAACGACTTTTTAGTAAAGAAAATATTGAAGAATTACCTGCCGAATGATGAAGCCAGCAGGGGATTCGCTACGCTATTGCAATGGTATAATATCTACTATGAAAAGGATATTGATACCATTCGTTATAATAAATCTACTGTGCGGATCGGGTTAGTACAATGGCAGATGAGGGACTATGGCAGCCTGGATGGTTTCCTGCAACAGGTAGAATATTTCATTGATGCCGTGAGCGATTATGGGTCTGACTTTGTGGTTTTCCCTGAATTGTTCAACGCCCCATTGATGGCAGAATTTAGCCAGATGGATTCTGCGCAGGCCATCAGGGGGGTAGCGAAATATACAGAGGAGATCAGGAACTGGTTTGTAGGTAAGGCAGTGGCGTACAATGTGAATATTATTACAGGCAGTATGCCGATCCTGATTGAAGATGCACTGTATAATATTTCTTATCTCTGTCGCAGGGATGGTACCTATGATCATTATATCAAAATTCATCCTACACCGAGCGAAGTGTATGCATGGGGTATCAAAGGGGGTAATGAACTGAAAACTTTTGATACTGATTGTGGAAAGATCGGGATACAGATCTGTTATGATGTGGAATTCCCTGAACCATCCCGCATACTGGCAGAAGAGGGTATGCAGATCCTGTTTGTGCCTTTTCTCACAGATACGCAGCATGCTTTCAACAGGGTACGATTCTGTGCACAGGCACGTGCCATCGAGAATGAATGCTATGTAGCCATAGCGGGTTGTGTAGGTAATCTGCCCAAGGTGAATAACATGGATCTGCAATATGCACAGAGTGCGGTATTGACCCCTTCCGACTTTGCATTTCCTGTAACAGGGGTAAAAGCAGATGCGACCACCAATACAGAAATGGTAGTGATTGCCGATGTGGACCTGGTATTATTAAAGGAATTGCATGCTTTTGGAAGCGTGCAAACCAAAAAGGATATACGAAAAGATCTTTACGAAGTAAAATGGAAAAAATAA
- a CDS encoding glycosyltransferase family 4 protein: MNNTPKIKVLQAIRQGLIGGGESHVLSLVDAMDKERFEPVVLSFTDGPMITRLQEMGIRHYVIPSLKAFDPSCWKRVKTLIQDEQIDIVHAHGSRAASNLYIPTRMSGRPLMYTIHGWSFHDDQPFLQKQMRVWSERLLTSGAKANISVSASNRDTGVKHFSGFRSTVINNGIDLTRFNPSASQNNIREELGIPAQNTVVGYIARITIQKDPLTLIYAFKKVLEQHRDITLLVVGEGDMKEEMVSLAAAQGIASHIVFQPFRGDVPALLQAIDVYCLPSLWEGLPIGLLEAMAMQKAVIVTAVDGSKEIVADRQNGLVVPVRDPAALATAISALHTDVPLRTSLQQAAAATVNQHYCAKGMTRQVEDLYRDVLDHQN; this comes from the coding sequence ATGAACAACACACCTAAAATAAAGGTATTGCAGGCCATCCGCCAGGGACTGATAGGCGGTGGTGAATCCCACGTACTCAGCCTGGTGGATGCCATGGACAAAGAACGTTTTGAGCCGGTGGTACTGTCTTTTACAGACGGACCAATGATCACACGTTTGCAGGAAATGGGTATACGCCATTATGTAATTCCTTCCCTGAAAGCATTTGACCCTTCCTGCTGGAAACGGGTCAAAACGCTTATACAGGACGAACAGATTGACATCGTTCATGCACACGGTTCCCGTGCTGCCAGCAATCTGTACATTCCCACCCGCATGAGTGGCCGACCTTTAATGTATACAATTCATGGCTGGTCATTTCACGATGATCAGCCTTTTCTGCAAAAGCAGATGAGGGTATGGTCAGAAAGGTTGCTGACCAGTGGTGCAAAGGCAAATATATCTGTCTCTGCTTCCAACAGGGATACAGGTGTGAAGCATTTTTCAGGCTTCCGGTCTACGGTGATCAATAATGGGATCGACCTGACCAGGTTCAATCCTTCCGCATCACAAAACAACATTCGTGAGGAATTGGGCATTCCAGCTCAAAATACGGTGGTGGGATACATTGCCCGCATCACTATTCAAAAAGACCCTTTAACCCTTATTTACGCTTTTAAAAAGGTATTGGAGCAACATCGCGACATTACCCTGCTGGTGGTTGGGGAAGGAGATATGAAAGAAGAAATGGTTTCACTGGCAGCTGCACAAGGCATTGCCAGCCATATTGTATTTCAGCCATTCCGCGGCGACGTGCCGGCATTGTTACAGGCAATTGATGTTTATTGTTTACCCTCCCTCTGGGAAGGTCTGCCTATCGGGCTGCTGGAAGCCATGGCCATGCAAAAGGCCGTGATCGTGACAGCAGTAGATGGCTCCAAAGAAATTGTAGCCGACAGGCAAAACGGGCTGGTTGTTCCCGTCCGTGATCCTGCGGCACTGGCTACGGCCATCAGCGCCTTACACACCGATGTACCTTTACGTACATCTTTACAGCAAGCAGCTGCTGCAACTGTGAATCAGCATTATTGTGCAAAAGGCATGACCCGCCAGGTAGAAGACCTGTACAGGGATGTGCTTGATCATCAAAATTAA
- a CDS encoding response regulator, translating to MKKKILIVDDSAPMRFLLEAMLGNKYKVYAATDGLTATMWLSSGNIPDLIITDVQMPNIDGWQLAKNLAGNALYSDIPVIVLTGMDLKDSIPLYPNVARVINKPFDPIKLLEIVDNHLSTTQSVSIAG from the coding sequence ATGAAAAAGAAGATTTTAATAGTTGATGACAGTGCCCCTATGCGATTTTTGTTAGAAGCGATGTTAGGCAACAAGTACAAAGTATATGCTGCGACAGACGGACTGACTGCAACAATGTGGTTATCCAGCGGCAATATTCCGGATCTGATTATCACAGATGTGCAGATGCCCAATATAGATGGCTGGCAGCTGGCCAAAAACCTTGCAGGCAATGCACTATATAGCGATATACCAGTTATCGTTCTGACAGGTATGGACCTGAAGGACAGTATTCCCCTGTATCCCAATGTAGCAAGAGTGATTAACAAACCATTTGATCCAATTAAGTTGCTCGAGATAGTAGATAACCACTTAAGCACAACACAGTCTGTGAGTATAGCGGGATGA
- a CDS encoding sugar transferase, giving the protein MISNLPLSYPNARKKTGTKVLTMASSHVNRYTLCIGNDEFFDGVTGRTEEYVFTAKELSLSVNVLKEQLHYDIVPTFIICNVHNNPQFNLRKLRDFIRTESRLAKVPVFIYTEALSASLKQELRTIGGIDDILTPGVTPSIFEEKLRTAQQIRQMAQNIEKDDRSVSIKPGYYLNYSIKRGLDILFAGTLLLLLSPVFLVLAILIKLESKGPVFYVSHRAGKRYQIFKFYKFRTMVADADKQVAQMKHLNQYDTNGTGPVFFKISNDPRVTRLGTFLRNTSLDEIPQLLNVLLGHMSLVGNRPLPLYEAATLTTDDYAGRFLAPAGITGLWQIKKRGNKDMSVSERIDLDKSYAEKHSVLYDMWILANTPNALRQKDNV; this is encoded by the coding sequence ATGATATCTAATCTACCATTGAGCTATCCTAATGCCAGGAAAAAGACAGGTACCAAAGTGCTCACCATGGCTTCGAGCCACGTGAACAGGTACACACTCTGCATCGGGAATGATGAATTCTTCGATGGTGTCACTGGCAGAACGGAGGAGTATGTTTTTACTGCGAAAGAGTTGTCGCTGTCAGTGAATGTACTGAAGGAACAACTCCATTACGACATTGTACCTACATTTATTATATGTAACGTACATAACAATCCCCAATTCAATTTGCGTAAGCTCAGAGATTTTATTCGCACTGAATCCCGGCTTGCCAAGGTACCTGTGTTTATTTATACTGAAGCATTATCAGCCTCGCTGAAACAAGAACTCCGCACTATAGGAGGTATCGATGATATCCTCACCCCCGGCGTTACCCCTTCGATATTTGAAGAAAAGCTGCGTACTGCGCAGCAGATCCGCCAGATGGCCCAAAATATTGAAAAAGATGACAGATCTGTTTCAATAAAGCCTGGCTATTACCTTAACTATTCCATCAAGCGTGGCCTGGATATTTTATTTGCCGGCACACTGCTTTTATTGTTATCCCCGGTATTTCTTGTCCTGGCTATTCTGATCAAACTGGAGTCCAAAGGGCCTGTTTTCTATGTGTCTCACCGCGCCGGCAAACGCTACCAGATCTTCAAATTTTACAAGTTCCGCACCATGGTAGCGGATGCTGACAAACAGGTTGCCCAGATGAAACACCTGAACCAGTACGATACAAACGGTACCGGTCCTGTGTTTTTCAAAATTAGTAATGACCCCCGTGTAACCCGTCTGGGTACCTTCCTGCGCAACACCAGTTTAGATGAGATTCCCCAGCTGCTGAATGTATTGCTGGGCCATATGTCACTCGTAGGCAATCGCCCCCTTCCATTGTACGAAGCCGCTACACTCACTACAGACGACTATGCTGGCCGCTTTCTGGCGCCTGCAGGCATCACTGGTCTGTGGCAGATTAAGAAGAGAGGGAATAAGGATATGAGCGTGAGCGAGCGCATCGACCTGGATAAAAGTTATGCTGAAAAACATTCTGTGCTGTACGATATGTGGATTCTCGCTAATACTCCGAATGCCCTGAGGCAGAAGGATAATGTATAA
- a CDS encoding NAD-dependent epimerase/dehydratase family protein produces the protein MSKITSLVTGGAGFIGSHVVKHCLAMGHEVVVLDDLSGGFEDHIPAGAIFVQGSVSDDQLVTSLFEEYRFQYVYHLAAYAAEGLSHFIRRFNYNNNLIGSINLINESIKHKVKCFVFTSSIAVYGAGQLPMREEMVPMPEDPYGVSKFAVELDLKAAHEMFGLNYVVFRPHNVYGENQNIGDKYRNVIGIFMNQIMQGQQLTIFGDGEQTRAFSFIDDVAIPIANSVNIPAAYNQVFNIGADKPYTVNELAKVVGACFGVTPDIKYLAARNEVMHAYSDHTKAHSVFGEGSGVSLQEGIERMAAWAKEVGARKSKEFENIEIYEKLPQGWERKQPQAEGVPA, from the coding sequence ATGTCTAAAATAACATCACTCGTTACCGGCGGTGCCGGCTTTATCGGTTCACATGTCGTAAAACATTGCCTGGCAATGGGACATGAAGTAGTTGTACTGGATGACCTCAGCGGAGGCTTCGAAGATCATATCCCTGCAGGTGCGATATTCGTCCAGGGTTCTGTATCCGACGATCAGCTGGTGACCAGCCTGTTTGAAGAATACCGTTTTCAATATGTATACCACCTGGCCGCATATGCAGCTGAAGGGCTGAGCCACTTTATCCGCCGTTTCAATTATAACAATAACCTCATTGGTAGCATTAACCTGATCAATGAGTCGATCAAGCATAAAGTAAAATGTTTCGTGTTTACCTCTTCTATCGCGGTATATGGTGCAGGTCAGCTGCCTATGCGTGAGGAAATGGTGCCAATGCCGGAAGATCCATATGGCGTATCTAAGTTCGCAGTAGAGCTGGATCTGAAAGCAGCACACGAAATGTTTGGCCTGAACTACGTGGTATTCCGTCCGCACAACGTATATGGTGAAAACCAGAACATCGGTGATAAATACCGTAACGTGATCGGCATCTTCATGAACCAGATCATGCAGGGCCAGCAACTCACCATCTTCGGTGATGGCGAACAGACCAGGGCTTTCAGCTTTATCGATGATGTAGCTATTCCGATTGCGAACAGCGTAAACATTCCTGCTGCTTACAACCAGGTTTTCAATATTGGTGCAGACAAACCTTATACAGTCAATGAACTTGCAAAGGTAGTAGGTGCCTGTTTTGGTGTAACCCCGGATATCAAATACCTGGCTGCACGTAACGAAGTTATGCACGCTTACTCTGACCACACCAAAGCACACAGCGTATTTGGCGAAGGCAGTGGCGTTTCCTTACAGGAAGGTATTGAGAGAATGGCAGCATGGGCCAAAGAAGTAGGTGCACGTAAGAGCAAGGAATTCGAGAACATTGAGATTTACGAAAAACTGCCTCAGGGCTGGGAAAGGAAACAACCTCAGGCCGAAGGCGTTCCAGCATAA
- a CDS encoding class I SAM-dependent methyltransferase, with the protein MTTTITYEYDRIADRKRLDFISDSLKGKVKADARVLDVGCGNGVISRHLGKLGFNVLGIDVSEQTIARARALNTLPNVWFDVISAEKLVAQGDTFDAIICSEVLEHLQDPSSLLKVLYQSLKQDGVLIVTVPNGSGPRELFVTRPVLAMREKNSWPWRMVVGVKKALGYTGTTVQSAADNLDHVQFFKKTDLENLSTQNHFRIVRFGKANFIEDVFPFSFVAKKVRALQWLDCKIADALPYRFTGGFFSVWEKAN; encoded by the coding sequence ATGACTACTACTATTACATATGAATATGACAGAATCGCTGACAGAAAGCGGCTTGACTTTATCAGTGACTCACTGAAAGGGAAGGTAAAGGCAGATGCCAGGGTGCTGGATGTAGGCTGTGGCAACGGTGTAATCAGCCGTCACCTGGGTAAACTGGGTTTCAATGTACTGGGCATTGATGTGAGTGAGCAAACTATTGCCCGTGCCCGTGCACTGAATACATTGCCCAATGTGTGGTTTGATGTAATCAGTGCGGAGAAGCTCGTGGCACAGGGCGATACATTTGATGCGATCATCTGTAGCGAGGTACTGGAACACCTGCAGGATCCTTCTTCATTATTGAAAGTTTTGTACCAGTCATTGAAACAGGATGGTGTACTTATCGTGACTGTGCCCAATGGCAGCGGCCCCCGCGAATTGTTTGTGACCCGCCCCGTATTAGCTATGCGTGAAAAAAACAGCTGGCCATGGAGAATGGTGGTCGGTGTAAAGAAAGCGCTGGGCTACACAGGAACAACTGTGCAGTCAGCAGCGGACAACCTGGACCATGTGCAGTTTTTCAAGAAAACGGACCTGGAAAATTTGTCTACTCAAAACCACTTCCGCATTGTACGTTTTGGCAAAGCGAATTTTATTGAGGATGTATTCCCATTCTCATTTGTAGCTAAAAAAGTACGTGCATTACAGTGGCTGGATTGTAAGATCGCCGATGCATTGCCCTACCGCTTTACAGGTGGGTTCTTTTCAGTTTGGGAAAAAGCAAATTAA
- a CDS encoding glycosyltransferase yields the protein MWTILFYCFAAIQLLLAAYLLQPTFLLLIYGIKKLFGSLFASKMVNSEAPAKDYSFAVIITAHKNLQLVPPLVDSVLRQTYRHFKVYVVADGCEHANIGFNDNPQVNVLLPEVPLNAKIRSIDYAINHFDAAHDVMIILDADNLLHPDYLDVLNRYFNKGYRAVQTNMLAKNNDSVYAQLDAAGNYFSNFIDRRMRMEMGLSANIWGLGIAIDTALYKQVIYRNFLGGFDKKIQADIVKLIPQLAYAEEAKVYDEKIDSGDALETQRTRWINAYFKYFKYGWDVLLTGLKRGSFNLVFFGFNLLRPPLFLQVVGAAFFAVVNYWISPVWMLGWLIAMVLFPLSFLIIVAVMSTDSKTVAALFYLPVFFIRQVKAFLHIGRANKAFLQTQNNKVIYIQDLLNQ from the coding sequence ATGTGGACCATCCTCTTTTACTGCTTTGCAGCGATACAGCTTTTGCTGGCAGCGTACCTGCTTCAGCCGACCTTTCTTTTGCTTATTTATGGCATAAAGAAATTATTTGGCTCCCTCTTTGCAAGCAAGATGGTGAATTCCGAAGCACCGGCCAAAGATTATTCTTTTGCAGTTATCATCACTGCTCATAAGAATCTGCAACTGGTTCCACCCCTTGTAGATTCCGTACTCAGGCAAACCTACCGCCACTTCAAAGTATATGTGGTAGCGGATGGATGCGAACATGCGAATATTGGATTCAACGATAATCCACAGGTAAACGTGCTGTTGCCGGAAGTACCCTTAAATGCAAAGATCCGTTCCATCGACTATGCGATCAATCACTTTGATGCAGCACACGATGTAATGATTATACTGGATGCAGACAACCTGTTGCATCCTGATTACCTCGACGTATTGAACAGGTATTTCAATAAAGGTTACCGGGCAGTACAGACCAATATGCTGGCGAAGAACAACGATAGCGTATATGCACAACTGGATGCTGCGGGTAACTATTTCAGCAACTTCATTGACAGGCGTATGCGCATGGAAATGGGACTGTCTGCCAATATATGGGGACTGGGTATTGCTATCGACACAGCCCTGTACAAGCAGGTAATCTATCGCAACTTCCTGGGTGGATTTGATAAGAAGATCCAGGCTGATATTGTGAAACTGATTCCACAACTTGCCTATGCAGAAGAAGCGAAGGTATACGATGAGAAGATTGATAGCGGTGATGCACTGGAAACACAACGTACCAGGTGGATCAATGCTTACTTTAAATATTTTAAATACGGTTGGGATGTGTTGCTGACGGGATTGAAGCGTGGCAGTTTTAACCTGGTATTCTTTGGTTTTAATTTACTGCGACCGCCATTGTTCCTGCAGGTAGTGGGAGCGGCCTTTTTTGCAGTAGTGAATTATTGGATTTCGCCGGTATGGATGCTGGGCTGGTTAATTGCGATGGTGCTGTTCCCATTGTCTTTCCTGATCATCGTAGCGGTGATGAGTACAGATAGCAAAACCGTAGCTGCGCTGTTTTACCTGCCAGTATTTTTTATCAGACAGGTGAAAGCATTTCTGCACATCGGCAGGGCAAATAAAGCCTTTTTACAAACTCAAAACAATAAGGTTATCTATATTCAGGATCTCCTGAATCAATAG
- a CDS encoding glycosyltransferase family 2 protein, with protein sequence MTILFYTSLFILFYNYIGYGFLVGILVACKRLLSRTSNEVTTFEPAVTLIVAAYNEAAFIPEKIKNTLELDYPADKLEIIFITDGSNDGSEKIVQQYAGIRSMYEPERKGKTAAINRAMQTVRTPVVIFCDANTLLNTAAVKNIVRHYQDPKTGGVAGEKKVMLAGNSGAAGTEGIYWKYESLLKRLDAALYTVVGAAGELFSVRTALFTPVEPEVILDDFIISLRVNQMGYRIAYAPDAFAMETPSAGITEEHKRKIRISAGGFQSIVMLHALLNVFRFPLLSFQYISHRVLRWTLSPLSLPILLISAAVLTLQGAGSWYQFIFVAQVIFYILAVTGFFLAKRDIKFKPCYIPFYFLFMNVAIYEGFFRYIRKQQSAVWEKARRETAVMNA encoded by the coding sequence ATGACGATTTTATTCTACACTAGCTTATTCATACTTTTCTATAATTATATCGGGTATGGTTTCCTGGTGGGGATACTAGTGGCCTGTAAACGTCTCCTGTCAAGGACTTCCAATGAAGTCACTACATTTGAGCCCGCAGTCACCCTCATCGTTGCTGCATATAATGAAGCGGCATTCATACCAGAAAAAATAAAGAACACCCTTGAATTGGATTACCCTGCTGATAAATTAGAAATTATATTTATCACTGACGGTTCCAATGATGGTTCTGAAAAAATAGTGCAGCAATACGCAGGTATAAGGAGTATGTACGAACCCGAAAGAAAAGGGAAAACTGCCGCCATCAACAGGGCCATGCAGACCGTGCGAACACCGGTTGTGATCTTCTGCGATGCAAATACGCTGCTGAACACTGCTGCTGTTAAAAATATTGTGCGCCACTACCAGGATCCCAAAACCGGTGGTGTGGCAGGTGAGAAAAAAGTAATGCTCGCCGGAAACAGCGGTGCAGCGGGCACTGAGGGCATCTATTGGAAATACGAATCATTATTAAAGCGACTGGATGCTGCACTGTATACAGTGGTCGGCGCCGCCGGTGAGTTGTTCTCTGTAAGAACTGCACTCTTTACACCCGTAGAACCTGAAGTGATCTTAGATGATTTTATAATTTCACTCAGAGTGAACCAAATGGGCTACAGGATTGCGTATGCACCAGATGCCTTCGCAATGGAAACACCATCAGCAGGTATTACAGAAGAACATAAACGCAAGATCCGCATCAGTGCAGGTGGTTTTCAATCCATTGTCATGCTGCATGCATTGCTCAATGTATTCCGGTTTCCCCTCCTCTCCTTCCAGTACATTTCGCACCGTGTACTGCGCTGGACACTGAGTCCACTCAGTCTGCCAATACTGCTCATATCCGCAGCAGTACTGACATTGCAGGGGGCAGGTAGTTGGTATCAGTTCATTTTTGTAGCACAGGTAATATTCTATATACTCGCAGTCACCGGATTTTTCCTCGCTAAGAGAGATATAAAATTCAAGCCATGCTATATACCTTTCTATTTTCTCTTCATGAATGTGGCAATATACGAAGGGTTCTTCCGGTATATCAGGAAACAGCAATCTGCTGTATGGGAAAAGGCAAGAAGAGAAACAGCCGTTATGAATGCTTAA